In Sphingomonas sp. SUN019, the genomic window CCTGTTCGTCGCGCAGCATCTGATCGACCTGATCGATGAGGCAGGATACCTCACCGCCAGCCTGCTCGACGTAGCGACGCGGCTGGGCGTGCCGCTGGCGCAGGTCGAGGCGGTGCTGGGCGTCATCCAGACCTTCGATCCGACCGGTGTTGGCGCTCGCGATCTGGCCGAATGCATCGCGCTGCAGGCGAAGGAGGCGGATCGCTATGATCCGTGCATGGCGCGGCTGATCGACAACCTCGATCTGGTCGCGCGCGGCGAGCTCGCGCGGCTGAAGCGAATGTGCGGCGTCGACGACGAGGACATGGCGGACATGATCCGCGAACTGCGCAGCTACGATCCCAAACCCGGCTGCCGCTATGGCGGCGAACCGATGCAGGCGGTCGTCCCCGATCTCTACATCCAGCGCACCAAGACCGGCTGGGCGATCGAACTGAACAACGCCACGCTGCCGCGCGTGCTGGTCAACAAGAGCTATTACAGCGAACTGTCGACCGGGCCGCAGGATAAGGCGTCGAAGGCGTGGCTGTCGGATTGCCTGGCCAGCGCGAACTGGCTGGTGAAGGCGTTGGACCAGCGCCAGCGCACCATCGTCAAGGTCGCGACCGAGATCGTGAAGCAGCAGGAGGCGTTCTTCCTGAACGGCGTCGCGCATCTGAAACCGCTGACGCTCGCGCGCGTGGCGGAGGCGATCGAGATGCACGAATCGACCGTCAGTCGCGTGACTAGCAACAAATACCTGTCCTGCGCGCGCGGGCTGTTCGAGCTGAAATATTTCTTCACCTCCGCGATCCAGTCGGCCGACGGCGGTGATGCCGTGTCGGCCGAGGCGGTCAAATCCGCGATCCGCGCCTTGATCCACCACGAAGGCGACAAGGTGCTGTCGGACGACACGCTCGTCGACCTGCTAAACGCCAAGGGCTTCGACATCGCCCGCCGCACGGTGGCCAAGTACCGCGAGGCGCTGGGCATCGGCAGCTCGGTCCAGCGCCGCCGCCAGCGCGCGCTGGAACGCGCCTAGATCACAACCCCAGCCGGGTCAGCGGCGCGCCGACCAGACCGCTGACCATCGCCGCCTGCAACCACGTCGCTGGCCACAGCTTCGACAATGGCCCGACCAGCGTATCGCGGATGAGCGGCAGCGCGCCGCCATCGGATTGATAGACCGGCGTGAACAGCGCGCTCATCGCCTGATACAGCCGCACATGCCGCCGCCGGCGACCGCTATATGCAACCGAGTTTCAGACAAATCCCTTTCGGCGTCAGCCAAACCAGCGCCCTAGCTGGCGCATGATCGCCGCTTCGTACCGCGATCCGTGCATCCGCCGGATCAACGCCTCGAACCAGCGATCGAGCCAGTGGAGATTGCGGCGGCGCAGGAACGTTCGCAGCTGCTGGATGCGCAGCAGCAGCAGCGGCGAACTCGATTGCCCGGGCGACCCCGCCTTCAGCGCGTCCGACGCGCCTTGGGGATCGCCGATCTGTTCGAGGTGCGCGGCATAGGCCATCCACGCGAAGGAGTTGCTCGGCGTCAGCAGCACCGCGCGTTCGTGCAGCCGCGCCGCCTGTTCACGCCGGCCGAGCCGGTCCATCTGCACCGCCATCGCGCTGACGATATGTGATTCGGGCGTGATCGCGATCGCCTTGCGCAACAAGGTGATGGCCAGCCGCGGCCGGCGGACGGCCGCGCGGTGGGCGAGCGTGTAATAGAGGTGTTGCGATTGCCGCCGCCCGGCGCGCACCTTTGACCGCACCTCTGCGGGATCAAACGTACCGGCGGCGATCGCGCGCAGCGCCCATTGCAGCGCGCCGGTTTCGGTCAGCAGCGCGCCGACCGGATGGCCCGCATGCGGCAGGGGAATACGCGCCACCGGCCCCGCCGCGGCGATCAGCGCGACGTGGCGGTCGTCGGGAATGTCGTGCGGATCGTAGAAGACATATTGGCGCGGCGCGGGCGCGAACGGGATTTCGTCGAACTCGATCTGCGCGATGTCGGGTTGCCAGCGCGTTTCCCACGGCACCACGCGCGGATCGACCGAATGTTGCGGCGACAAGGCGATCGCCGTGTCCGCGCCGAGCGATCGGGCGAAGCGCAGCGCGGCATAGCCGCCCATGCTGGAGCCGTAGGTGATGACCCGGTCGTAATCGCGCGTGACCGCCGCGATCGCCGCCAGCATGTCCGGGATGTCGCGGTGCTGGTACCAGCGGTTCAGCCGGTTGACGACGTGGATCGCATCGATCCCCTCGCGTTCAAGGAATTCCTCGCCGAAGCCGGGGCGGTCGAGGTCGGGCGTGTTGGTGAACGATGCGAAGGTGACGACGATCGTACCGCCCGCTGATCCCACGCGCCGCACGAGAAGGTCGTCCGATCGATACAATTCCTCCCGCACCCCACGCTCCACCCGGCGAACTTCCCACCCTTCGATGCGCCGCGATAGAGCGCGGGCGCGCCAAGCTCAATCAGTCATCCTCATCCTCGAACCCGACCAGCGCCAGCGCGCGCGCCTTGATCTGGCGCGTCATGCACCAGTGGATCAGCGCCTCCTCGCGCCCGTGGGTGACCCACACCTCCTTCGGCGCGATTTCGGTCAGCGTGGTCGTCAGCTCGTCCCAATCGGCATGATCGGACAGGATCAGCGGCAGCTCGACCAGCTTTTGCCGCGCGCGTTGCCGCACGCGCATCCAGCCGCTCGCCATCGCGGTGATCGGCGCCGGCAGGCGGCGCGACCAGCGATCGTTCAGCGCGCCGGGCGGGCACATCACGACGTGCCCCGCCATCTCGGCCTTGGTCGCGTCGGCCACGGGGAGCAATTCGCCCAGCCGCACGCCGTGATCGGCGTACAGGTCGCACAACCGTTGCAGCGCGCCGTGGATGTAGATCGGCGCGTGATGGCCGCGGTCGCGCAATTCGGCGATCACGCGCTGCGCCTTGCCCAAAGCATAGGCCCCAACCAGCACGCAGCGATCCGGATTGGCGTGCAGCGCGGCGATCAACTTGTCGATCTCGTCGCCGGTATCGGGATGGCGGAAGACTGGCAGGCCGAACGTCGCCTCGGTCACGAACACATCGCATTTGATCGGCTCGAACGGGGTACAGGTCGGGTCGGCGCGGCGCTTGTAATCGCCCGACACGACGATCCGCTCGCCGCGGAAATCGAGCACGATCTGCGCCGACCCCAGCACATGGCCCGCGGGCACGAAGCCCACCTCCACATCCCCAAGCCGGATCGTTTCGCCATATCCGACCGGATTCCCAGCCTGCGCTCCGTAGCGCGCGTCCATGATCGCCAGCGTTTCCGGAGTCGCCCACACCGCAGCGTGCCCACCGCGCGCGTGATCGGCATGGCCGTGCGTCACCAGCGCCCGCGCCTGTGGCGTCGACGGATCGATCCAGGCGTCGGCGGGCTTCACGTAGATGCCGTGCGGATGGGGTTCGAGCCAGTCGCCGAGCTTGGGCATCGTACCGATATGGGGCGTCCGCCGCGCTGCGCCAAGCGACCTGTTTACAGGGGTTTGCATTTCGGTATTTCTCGCACCCGATGACGATCGTTCCCCGTACCGGTCAGACGCGCGACGGCCTGCCGATTTCCGTCAATGTCGCTCCTCCGCCCGATCTGGCCGATGTCATCGCGCGGTTCTTCGTCACGATCATCGACCAGCCCGACGATAACGTGACCAGCGATTTCCTGCTGAACGAAACCGCGCTGATCCGCGTGACGGTGCGCGGCGCGTGGGAGGTGCTGGTCGGGTCGCGCTGGGTGCCGCACGATCCCGCCGCATACATGTTCGGCGCGCAACGCAAGGCGCTTCACGTACGTTGCCGCGGGCCGATGGCGATCGCCGGCTTCGCGATCAGGTCGAGCGGCTGGTTCGGGATCGAACCGGCCGCCGCGCATCTGTTCGTCGACCGGTTGACCCGGGTCACCGGCGCGTGGGGCGCCGAACTGATCCACGCCTGCCGCGATATCGACGATCATTCCGGGACCGTCGCGCGGCTGACCGCCGCGACCCGCGCCCGGGTGGCGACGCTGCGCGGCGCGTCCAACCCGCTGATGGCGGCGTTCGAACGGCGCGCCTGGCTCGAACCGACCAGCAGCGTGACCGCCGCCGCCGCCGAAGCCGGGATGAGCCAGAGCCGCTTCGACCGCGCCGTCCGCGCGCATTTCGGGCATCTGCCGAAGACCGTCCTGCGCCGCAGCCGTTTCCTGGACATGGCGGCGGTGATGCAGGGGATGGCGATCCCGGGGCTGGACAACGACGCGTCGTCGCGTTTCTACGACGCGTCGCACCTGAACCGCGAGTTTCGCCTGTTCGTCGACATGACCCCGGCCAATTTCGCCCGGACGTCGACACCGTTGCTGACGCCCGGTCTGGAGGTACGCCAGCGCCGCAAACTCGACTATCTCGCGACATTGCCGCTTGGCTCGCTCCCGCCGTGGCTCAGTCGCACCGAGCGCACCGTAGGAAGCGCAACGGAGACGGTGTCCGCATGAAATTTTGCGGAAGGTCTATTGTAAGGAAAGTAAGATTGCGACGAGGCGGGCCGTTCCATAAAATCGAAATCGGATGGCCATAACCCCGCGCACCGGAGTGTCCCGCGACGGTCTGCCGCTGTCGCTCAGCCGTGCGCCATCGGCGGACATGGCGACGTTCGTCGCGCGCTATTTCATCACCATTTTCGATCAGCCGGCGGATTCGGTGCTGGAAGACTTCCTGTTGCACGAAACCGCTTACATCCGGGTGCCGACGATCGGCCGCTGGGCGACGCGGATCGATGGCGAATGGGTCGAATATGAAGGGCCGATGCTGTTCGGCGCACAGCGCAAACGCTTTCCGGTGCGCTGTACCGGGCCGGTCGTCGCGGCGGGCTTTGCGATCCGGCCCGCGGCGTGGCGCGCCTTTTCGACCGAACGCGCGGACCTGATCGCGGATCGCCTGACGACGATCGGCGGCTCATGGGGCGATCGTCTGCGCTGGGCATGCGAAAATACCTATGATCACGACCAGACCTTCGCCCGGCTGGAGACGGTGGTGCGCGAACAGATGGAATGGGCGACGGTCGTCCCCAACCCGATCTGCGAACAATTCGAAGCTACCGCGCGCGCCGATCCGGTGCGCAACGTCCGCGATATCGTGCGCGACCTGAACACGACGCCGCGCCGGCTGGATCACCTGGTGCGCGATCATTTCGGGCATCTGCCGAAGACGGTGCTGCGCCGCAGCCGCTTCCTCGACATGGCGGCGGTGATGCGCGGGATGGCGGTGCCCGACGCCGACGCGCTGGCGCGGATGCGTTTCTACGACGCGTCGCACCTGAACCGCGAATTTCGCCTGTTCGTCGACATGACCCCGGCGCAGTTCGAACGGACGCCGACGCCGCTGATGACCCCGGGGCTGGAGATACGCCAGCAGCGCAAGCTGATCGATCGCGCGACTGCCGCGCCCGCACCCTGGCTTGCGACCGAGCAGCCGCCGACGTGATGGCGGCGCGGTCCGCGCGCCCTATATGACGTGGACCATCGTGATCGATCTCCCCCTTGTCCTTGCCGAATGGTTCGCCGCGCGCGATTGGACGCCGCGTACGCATCAGCTGGAGATGCTGCGCGAAGGCCGCGCCGGGCGGCACGCGTTGCTGGTTGCGGCGACCGGCGCAGGCAAGACGCTCGCCGGGTTCCTGCCGACATTGGCCGACCTTATCGAGCAACCGACCGAGGGGCTGCACACGCTCTACGTCTCACCGCTGAAGGCGCTGGCGGTCGATATCCAGCGCAATCTGATGACGCCGGTCGCGGAGATGGGCCTGCCGATCCGGGTCGAGACGCGTACCGGCGACACGCCGAGCGACCGCAAGGCGCGGCAACGCGTGAAACCGCCGCAAATCCTGCTGACCACGCCCGAATCGCTGTCGCTCCTGCTGTCCTATCCGGACAGCTTCACGATGTTCGAAGGATTGCGGACGATCGTCGTCGATGAGGTCCACGCCTTCGCCACCGGCAAGCGCGGCGACTTGCTCAACCTGTGCATGGCGCGGCTCGGGCGGATTGCCCCCGACAGCCGCCGCGTCGCGCTGTCGGCAACGGTAGCCGACGCCGACGGCTATCGCGCGTGGCTCGCCCCCGACGGAGATATCGATACGGTCAGCCTGGTTCAGGGCGAAACCGGGGTCGATCCCAATATCGCGATCCTGCTGCCCGAGGGCCGCGTGCCGTGGGCCGGCCATTCGGGACGCTATGCCGCCGCGCAGGTAATGGCGGAGATCGAGACGCACAGGACGACGATCGTCTTCTGCAATACGCGCAGTCTCGCCGAACTCATCTTCCAGGATCTGTGGAAGGAAAATGCGCTGCGGCTGCCGATCGGCATCCACCACGGCAGTCTGGAGAAAGAGGCGCGCGCGAAGGTGGAGGGCGCGATGGCGGCGGGACTGCTGCGCGGGCTGGTCGCCACCGCCAGCCTGGACCTCGGGGTCGATTGGGGCGATGTCGACTGCGTGATCCAGATGGGCGCGCCGAAGGGGTCGTCGCGGCTGCTGCAACGGATCGGGCGGTCGAATCACCGGTTGGACGAACCGTCCGAGGCAATCGTGGTCCCCGGCAACCGGTTCGAATATCTCGAGGCGCGCGCAGCGCTGGACGCGGTCGAGGCGGGCGAGCTCGACGCGGACGTGTTCCGCATGGGCGCGCTGGACGTGCTGGCGCAGCATCTGATGGCGTGCGCCTGCGCCGCGCCGTTCGATCGCGACGTCATGCTGGACGAAGTGCGGTCCTCGCTCCCTTATTCCGCGCTGACCGGCGACCTGTTCGACCAGGTGCTCGGCTTCATTCGCGACGGAGGCTATTCGCTGAAGGCCTATGACCGCTTCAAGCGGCTGACGCAGGATGCCGATGGTCTGTGGCGCGTAACCCACCCGAAGTTCATCACCCAGCACCGGCTGAACGCCGGAATCATCGTCGAGGCGACGATGCTGAAGGTCCGCTTCCGCAACGGGCGCGTGCTGGGCAAGGTCGAGGAAGGGTTCGCCGCGACGCTGGCGCATGGCGACACGTTCTACTTTGCGGGCATGAGCCTGGAGGTCGAGAAGATCGACACCGAGGATCTGATC contains:
- the rpoN gene encoding RNA polymerase factor sigma-54: MSLAPRLDLRQSQSLVMTPQLQQAIKLLALSNLEIEGVIAEEIEKNPLLEATAAPEDGPTIDREPETVVRDEPAGADELVMSGEAAGESLDVDIAAERFDGDGPGDRVGMDGALGLNGASGGGMGEDGPDFDSFADTSASLADHLLAQAGSAVSGADLFVAQHLIDLIDEAGYLTASLLDVATRLGVPLAQVEAVLGVIQTFDPTGVGARDLAECIALQAKEADRYDPCMARLIDNLDLVARGELARLKRMCGVDDEDMADMIRELRSYDPKPGCRYGGEPMQAVVPDLYIQRTKTGWAIELNNATLPRVLVNKSYYSELSTGPQDKASKAWLSDCLASANWLVKALDQRQRTIVKVATEIVKQQEAFFLNGVAHLKPLTLARVAEAIEMHESTVSRVTSNKYLSCARGLFELKYFFTSAIQSADGGDAVSAEAVKSAIRALIHHEGDKVLSDDTLVDLLNAKGFDIARRTVAKYREALGIGSSVQRRRQRALERA
- a CDS encoding alpha/beta hydrolase, with the translated sequence MREELYRSDDLLVRRVGSAGGTIVVTFASFTNTPDLDRPGFGEEFLEREGIDAIHVVNRLNRWYQHRDIPDMLAAIAAVTRDYDRVITYGSSMGGYAALRFARSLGADTAIALSPQHSVDPRVVPWETRWQPDIAQIEFDEIPFAPAPRQYVFYDPHDIPDDRHVALIAAAGPVARIPLPHAGHPVGALLTETGALQWALRAIAAGTFDPAEVRSKVRAGRRQSQHLYYTLAHRAAVRRPRLAITLLRKAIAITPESHIVSAMAVQMDRLGRREQAARLHERAVLLTPSNSFAWMAYAAHLEQIGDPQGASDALKAGSPGQSSSPLLLLRIQQLRTFLRRRNLHWLDRWFEALIRRMHGSRYEAAIMRQLGRWFG
- a CDS encoding ligase-associated DNA damage response exonuclease; translated protein: MPKLGDWLEPHPHGIYVKPADAWIDPSTPQARALVTHGHADHARGGHAAVWATPETLAIMDARYGAQAGNPVGYGETIRLGDVEVGFVPAGHVLGSAQIVLDFRGERIVVSGDYKRRADPTCTPFEPIKCDVFVTEATFGLPVFRHPDTGDEIDKLIAALHANPDRCVLVGAYALGKAQRVIAELRDRGHHAPIYIHGALQRLCDLYADHGVRLGELLPVADATKAEMAGHVVMCPPGALNDRWSRRLPAPITAMASGWMRVRQRARQKLVELPLILSDHADWDELTTTLTEIAPKEVWVTHGREEALIHWCMTRQIKARALALVGFEDEDD
- a CDS encoding AraC family transcriptional regulator, coding for MTIVPRTGQTRDGLPISVNVAPPPDLADVIARFFVTIIDQPDDNVTSDFLLNETALIRVTVRGAWEVLVGSRWVPHDPAAYMFGAQRKALHVRCRGPMAIAGFAIRSSGWFGIEPAAAHLFVDRLTRVTGAWGAELIHACRDIDDHSGTVARLTAATRARVATLRGASNPLMAAFERRAWLEPTSSVTAAAAEAGMSQSRFDRAVRAHFGHLPKTVLRRSRFLDMAAVMQGMAIPGLDNDASSRFYDASHLNREFRLFVDMTPANFARTSTPLLTPGLEVRQRRKLDYLATLPLGSLPPWLSRTERTVGSATETVSA
- a CDS encoding helix-turn-helix domain-containing protein, giving the protein MAITPRTGVSRDGLPLSLSRAPSADMATFVARYFITIFDQPADSVLEDFLLHETAYIRVPTIGRWATRIDGEWVEYEGPMLFGAQRKRFPVRCTGPVVAAGFAIRPAAWRAFSTERADLIADRLTTIGGSWGDRLRWACENTYDHDQTFARLETVVREQMEWATVVPNPICEQFEATARADPVRNVRDIVRDLNTTPRRLDHLVRDHFGHLPKTVLRRSRFLDMAAVMRGMAVPDADALARMRFYDASHLNREFRLFVDMTPAQFERTPTPLMTPGLEIRQQRKLIDRATAAPAPWLATEQPPT
- a CDS encoding ligase-associated DNA damage response DEXH box helicase codes for the protein MTWTIVIDLPLVLAEWFAARDWTPRTHQLEMLREGRAGRHALLVAATGAGKTLAGFLPTLADLIEQPTEGLHTLYVSPLKALAVDIQRNLMTPVAEMGLPIRVETRTGDTPSDRKARQRVKPPQILLTTPESLSLLLSYPDSFTMFEGLRTIVVDEVHAFATGKRGDLLNLCMARLGRIAPDSRRVALSATVADADGYRAWLAPDGDIDTVSLVQGETGVDPNIAILLPEGRVPWAGHSGRYAAAQVMAEIETHRTTIVFCNTRSLAELIFQDLWKENALRLPIGIHHGSLEKEARAKVEGAMAAGLLRGLVATASLDLGVDWGDVDCVIQMGAPKGSSRLLQRIGRSNHRLDEPSEAIVVPGNRFEYLEARAALDAVEAGELDADVFRMGALDVLAQHLMACACAAPFDRDVMLDEVRSSLPYSALTGDLFDQVLGFIRDGGYSLKAYDRFKRLTQDADGLWRVTHPKFITQHRLNAGIIVEATMLKVRFRNGRVLGKVEEGFAATLAHGDTFYFAGMSLEVEKIDTEDLIVRATAKPARIPTYGGSRMPLSTNLANRVRGFLATPADWDRFPPDVHEWLTMQAKRSSLPEPGQLLVETFPHEGRHFMVAYSFEGWNAHQSLGMLLTRRMETQGLQPMGFVANDYALATFSLRPVTDPASLFDADILEHEFVDWVQQSHLLKRAFREVAVIGGLVERQHPGKRKTGKQVTFSTDLIYDVLRKYEPSHILLEAAWADARARMTDVGRLAALLDRAADTMLHVDLPRVTPLAVPVLTMIGRERVATGSADDALLIEAEALATVAMAPD